One stretch of Rana temporaria chromosome 10, aRanTem1.1, whole genome shotgun sequence DNA includes these proteins:
- the LOC120916123 gene encoding olfactory receptor 5V1-like — translation MPFSAAHDYENQTMVKNILLLNLFNDWSFITAFLLSLIYCTILIGNLCIFIIIRVEAHLHTPMYFFLSNLSVLDICYSSTTLPIIIFNCATGNKRISFANCIAQLYLFVSLGGAECILLAVMAYDRFVAICNPLRYPVIMRMKLCAGLAAASWLSGFLNSILHTVMTSKLTFCRLEESINHFYCDVPPLVQAACNPTKTSKILLYVVSVFLGFTPFLYIVISYVHIISTIMKIKSSEGRSKAFSTCSSHLIVVTVFYSTANLNYIGPTGYSIELENLASLLYSILTPTVNPIIYCLRNKDVKGALRKHFQKFYFMTY, via the coding sequence atGCCTTTTTCCGCAGCGCATGACTATGAGAACCAGACAATGGTGAAGAATATTTTATTGTTGAATTTATTCAATGATTGGTCTTTCATCACTGCCTTTTTGTTATCCCTCATTTATTGCACTATCCTGATTGGCAATCTCTGCATTTTTATCATCATTAGGGTTGAAGCACATCTGCACAcaccaatgtatttttttcttagcAATCTCTCTGTTTTGGACATTTGTTACTCCTCCACCACTCTCCCAATTATCATTTTCAATTGCGCTACCGGCAACAAAAGGATTTCCTTTGCCAATTGTATTGCACAGTTGTATTTGTTCGTCTCTCTGGGTGGGGCTGAGTGTATTCTTTTGGCTGTGATGGCCTACGACCGTTTTGTTGCCATATGCAACCCATTACGTTATCCGGTGATCATGAGAATGAAGCTTTGCGCCGGTCTTGCAGCTGCTTCATGGTTGAGTGGGTTCCTCAATTCTATCCTTCATACGGTCATGACTTCCAAACTTACATTCTGTCGGTTGGAGGAGAGTATAAATCATTTTTATTGTGATGTTCCACCATTGGTACAAGCAGCTTGTAACCCCACCAAGACCAGCAAAATATTATTATATGTTGTCAGCGTGTTCCTTGGCTTCACCCCATTTCTTTATATCGTTATATCCTACgtccacatcatctccaccatcaTGAAGATCAAGTCTTCTGAAGGACGATCGAAGGCCTTTTCTACCTGCTCCTCCCATCTCATCGTAGTCACAGTGTTCTACAGCACAGCCAACCTTAATTACATTGGACCAACAGGTTACTCCATTGAGCTGGAAAATTTAGCATCTCTCTTGTACAGCATTCTGACGCCAACCGTAAACCCAATAATTTACTGCCTGAGGAACAAAGACGTCAAAGGGGCTTTGAGAAAACATTTCCAGAAATTTTATTTCATGACTTACTGA